The Methanoplanus sp. FWC-SCC4 genome has a window encoding:
- a CDS encoding oligosaccharide flippase family protein: MLFIFSLILQRGAGVLTKLVLANSITPYEYGLITLVAISLPGMFQLLTNLNFYHMLSHSQEGKKYFGFTLVCSIFLMIIISVLLFFSSDVFFDYLNLPLEQKWLFYTVIVVSMFFMSIIIDFQGLFAGLKMYSVPSIIMALPSMVRLIVILLLFLSDICSFEIILFVFAISNAIPLLFIVFSRQHRKSFALIKSIKIPSKKIFAFGLSLFVVSSFSTIGQSIIKIVLSHNLGVTWQGYYDISLTLASLLLFSLGTMNYVSVPEATTSKKEDIYKNGGLGDVSRGLFSFMFYLIIVLYFYSEFIVKTLFSAEYVIASDYIFILAIGYLFLFIQNFLASLNLSFADKKMDYIIYTLIPLLILPLFFFLTEFLMALFKEYGYGNGFLGAYISCTSLYILFAIVTILFSKDLEPLKNLLIMIDKLIISSLATALVLYILNPPALIGLLLSAIIFSALTLKTGYIKKEFIYDLFGKSKK, translated from the coding sequence TTGCTCTTCATATTTTCACTCATTCTCCAAAGAGGAGCCGGAGTTCTGACAAAATTAGTTCTTGCAAATTCTATCACACCATATGAATATGGTTTGATTACATTAGTGGCAATATCACTGCCCGGAATGTTCCAGTTATTAACCAATCTTAACTTTTATCATATGCTATCACATTCCCAGGAGGGAAAAAAGTATTTTGGTTTCACACTCGTGTGCAGTATTTTTCTGATGATCATAATATCAGTTTTATTATTTTTTTCAAGCGATGTTTTTTTTGATTATCTAAATCTTCCGCTGGAACAAAAATGGCTTTTCTATACTGTCATAGTTGTTTCAATGTTTTTTATGAGTATAATTATTGATTTTCAGGGACTTTTTGCCGGATTAAAAATGTACTCGGTTCCAAGTATTATTATGGCTCTGCCGTCAATGGTTAGACTTATAGTTATTTTATTATTATTTTTATCTGATATCTGTTCCTTTGAGATTATATTATTTGTTTTTGCCATCTCCAATGCAATTCCTTTATTATTTATAGTATTTTCAAGGCAGCACAGGAAGTCTTTTGCATTGATAAAGTCAATTAAAATTCCCTCTAAGAAAATATTTGCTTTTGGATTGTCATTATTTGTTGTAAGTTCATTTTCTACAATTGGACAAAGTATAATAAAAATTGTTTTAAGTCACAATCTGGGGGTAACATGGCAGGGATATTATGATATTTCATTAACACTTGCTTCCCTTCTTCTTTTTTCATTGGGTACAATGAACTATGTTTCAGTACCTGAAGCAACAACCTCAAAAAAAGAAGACATATACAAAAACGGGGGTTTGGGAGATGTAAGCAGGGGATTATTTTCTTTTATGTTTTATTTGATAATTGTACTTTATTTTTATTCAGAATTTATTGTAAAAACTCTTTTTTCAGCTGAATATGTCATAGCATCCGATTATATTTTTATCCTTGCTATAGGATACCTCTTTTTATTCATTCAAAATTTTCTTGCCAGTTTAAATCTGTCTTTTGCTGATAAAAAAATGGATTATATCATTTACACTCTGATTCCGCTTTTGATTTTACCTTTATTCTTCTTCCTGACTGAATTTTTAATGGCTCTATTTAAAGAATACGGGTATGGAAACGGATTTTTGGGGGCATATATTTCATGTACCTCATTATATATATTATTCGCGATAGTTACTATTTTATTCTCAAAAGATTTGGAACCTTTAAAAAATCTTCTAATAATGATTGATAAGCTGATAATTTCTTCTTTAGCAACAGCTTTAGTATTGTATATCTTAAATCCCCCTGCATTAATTGGATTATTATTATCTGCAATTATATTTTCAGCATTGACTTTGAAAACCGGATATATTAAAAAAGAGTTCATTTATGATTTATTTGGCAAATCAAAAAAATAG
- a CDS encoding methionyl-tRNA formyltransferase: MGTKWSITSCECLSKLISSDFNILIVVSGKEKGYFLPLLRDLYRGIHLRNKDNLKKISRQNSISYIEINDVNSLSFIDFMNSFNPDIIFCCIFDQILKKNLINVPNFGAVNYHPSLLPDYRGADPYFWVIKNGENETGVTIHYIDERPDTGDIILQKKHILREGEDISELRRALSTIGSDLAIDALNNIFKDNVVRVRQDIEGKEAPEPKMSDYIIDNTASVKQIYHFIRGVKSLGPIFKFNDEIYFVKDSKRYELYTHNMFPKYEIIDNNLFYYGVDGMVLMNIESKVDQFLKKIICRYIYQQLV; encoded by the coding sequence ATGGGTACAAAATGGAGCATTACATCCTGTGAATGTTTATCAAAATTGATATCCAGCGATTTTAATATTCTGATTGTTGTATCGGGCAAAGAGAAAGGATATTTTTTACCTTTACTCAGAGATCTTTATAGAGGAATTCATTTAAGAAATAAAGATAATCTGAAGAAAATTTCAAGACAGAATTCAATATCATATATTGAAATAAATGATGTGAATTCCCTGTCTTTTATTGATTTTATGAACTCATTCAATCCGGATATTATATTCTGCTGTATTTTTGACCAGATTCTAAAAAAAAATTTGATTAATGTTCCAAATTTTGGAGCAGTTAATTACCATCCCTCTTTACTTCCTGATTACAGGGGGGCTGATCCATATTTCTGGGTTATAAAAAATGGCGAAAATGAAACCGGTGTAACAATCCACTATATTGATGAAAGGCCGGATACGGGAGATATTATACTGCAAAAAAAGCACATTCTAAGAGAAGGAGAAGATATTTCAGAACTAAGAAGAGCACTTTCCACAATTGGTTCTGATTTGGCAATAGATGCTTTGAATAATATTTTTAAGGATAATGTGGTAAGAGTCCGGCAGGATATTGAAGGAAAAGAAGCTCCTGAGCCAAAAATGTCAGATTATATTATTGACAATACCGCCAGTGTAAAACAAATCTATCATTTCATTAGAGGGGTAAAGAGTCTTGGTCCTATTTTTAAATTTAATGATGAAATATATTTTGTAAAGGATTCAAAAAGATACGAATTGTATACTCATAATATGTTTCCAAAATATGAAATTATAGATAATAATCTTTTTTATTATGGGGTTGATGGAATGGTTTTAATGAATATTGAATCAAAAGTGGATCAATTTCTAAAAAAGATAATTTGTAGATATATATATCAACAATTAGTATGA
- a CDS encoding lipid II:glycine glycyltransferase FemX: MIRIGTKDDKEIWNKAVLDSNHGTIFHTWDWLKIIEEQGKGKLYPLMIYKGSQLTALYPLFIQKKGFVKVAFSPPPGSYLLYLGPVIPGYDDLKQHKKESVLMKIQDEVDKYLFSEIKCKYVRIRSAPGILDARPFKWSGYDIEPVYTYRLDLKKGINCIWSEFDRKLRVSINHCIKEGVTVRDGDRYDLEYILDSLSRRYREQGYRPSDYMDYINELYNKFYPDNMKIFVACYNNQSVGGMISIIYEDLIYMWVGVPKSELKGIYPNDLIQWELIKWACGKGLNYFEEMDSGDDLRLVKFKSKFNPEIGIWYNAEKYASNNYKIMKKANEMYNQMYHYF; encoded by the coding sequence ATGATTAGAATAGGAACAAAAGATGATAAAGAAATCTGGAACAAGGCGGTTCTTGATTCAAATCATGGTACTATATTCCATACATGGGACTGGCTGAAAATCATTGAAGAACAGGGTAAAGGAAAATTATATCCTCTGATGATCTACAAAGGTTCCCAGCTAACTGCTTTATATCCTTTATTCATACAAAAAAAAGGTTTTGTAAAAGTTGCGTTTTCCCCGCCTCCCGGCTCATATCTTCTTTACCTTGGCCCTGTTATTCCCGGTTATGATGATTTAAAGCAGCATAAAAAGGAAAGCGTTTTAATGAAAATTCAGGATGAGGTGGATAAATACCTGTTTTCTGAAATTAAATGCAAGTATGTCCGTATTCGCTCAGCACCCGGTATATTAGATGCCAGGCCTTTCAAATGGTCGGGTTATGATATCGAGCCGGTTTATACTTATCGCCTGGATCTCAAAAAAGGAATTAATTGCATATGGTCTGAATTTGATAGAAAACTCCGTGTAAGCATAAATCATTGCATAAAAGAGGGGGTAACAGTTAGAGATGGTGATCGATATGATCTTGAGTATATTCTTGATTCTCTTTCCCGCAGATACCGTGAACAGGGTTATCGTCCTTCAGACTATATGGATTATATTAATGAATTATATAATAAATTTTATCCGGATAATATGAAGATTTTTGTTGCCTGTTATAATAATCAGAGTGTTGGAGGCATGATATCAATTATTTATGAGGATTTAATTTATATGTGGGTTGGTGTACCCAAATCAGAGCTTAAAGGAATATACCCAAATGATTTGATTCAATGGGAATTAATAAAATGGGCCTGTGGCAAAGGACTGAATTATTTTGAAGAAATGGATTCCGGAGATGATTTAAGATTGGTAAAATTTAAATCAAAATTTAATCCGGAAATTGGCATTTGGTATAATGCAGAGAAGTATGCCTCAAATAATTATAAAATTATGAAAAAAGCAAATGAGATGTATAATCAAATGTACCATTATTTTTAA
- a CDS encoding lipid II:glycine glycyltransferase FemX, with amino-acid sequence MMNLNINISSDDESMKWDTLIDTSSYGTIFHKWEWLKIVEKYSKSTLYPLMVYNGTQIVALCPVYIKNYKSLKMAFSPPSGSYLLYLGPVFINYENLKQNKKESLFYEVQKKIDSYLFSDMGCKYVRIRSSPGLYDSRQYKWQDYVVDPLYTYRIDLTKGIKSVWEGFDRKLRVDINKAKREGVYVEDGDLEDLEFLLNSLSERFIQQGYSPLDHKKYLQSLYATFHKDHMKIFVAKYKGERVGGMISLYYKNILYLWVGIPKSNIPGISANDLVQWEAIEWAYNNGFEYYEEMDSGENQRLRYFKSKYNPELCIWYSASKHSSKIYKFAEMVSKIL; translated from the coding sequence ATGATGAATCTGAATATAAATATTTCAAGTGACGATGAATCCATGAAGTGGGATACTCTTATAGATACTTCTTCATATGGAACAATATTTCATAAATGGGAATGGCTAAAGATTGTAGAAAAGTATTCTAAAAGTACTCTTTATCCTTTGATGGTCTATAACGGTACACAGATTGTCGCACTTTGTCCTGTTTATATAAAAAATTATAAATCATTAAAGATGGCTTTTTCTCCACCATCCGGATCATATCTTCTCTATCTTGGCCCTGTGTTCATAAATTATGAGAATTTAAAGCAGAATAAGAAGGAAAGTCTTTTTTATGAAGTTCAGAAAAAAATTGACAGTTATCTTTTTTCGGATATGGGCTGTAAATATGTTCGTATACGTTCATCACCTGGTCTTTATGATTCACGGCAATATAAATGGCAGGATTATGTGGTAGATCCTCTTTATACATATAGAATAGATCTCACAAAAGGTATCAAATCTGTCTGGGAAGGATTTGATCGTAAACTGAGAGTTGACATAAATAAAGCAAAAAGAGAAGGTGTTTATGTTGAGGATGGAGATTTGGAGGATCTTGAATTTTTATTAAATTCTCTCTCGGAAAGATTCATACAGCAGGGGTACAGCCCTTTAGATCACAAAAAATATCTTCAATCACTTTATGCCACTTTTCATAAAGATCACATGAAAATTTTTGTTGCAAAATATAAGGGTGAACGGGTTGGAGGTATGATTTCATTATATTATAAAAATATTTTATATCTCTGGGTGGGTATACCCAAATCCAATATTCCCGGAATATCCGCCAATGATTTAGTTCAGTGGGAAGCTATTGAGTGGGCATATAATAATGGTTTTGAGTACTATGAAGAGATGGATTCCGGAGAGAATCAAAGGCTCAGATATTTTAAGTCAAAATATAACCCTGAGCTTTGTATATGGTATTCTGCATCAAAGCATTCATCAAAAATCTATAAATTTGCTGAAATGGTGTCAAAAATATTATAA
- a CDS encoding peptidoglycan bridge formation glycyltransferase FemA/FemB family protein — protein MEIILKVASEKDTELWDNIVESSPQGSIFHTMKWLKIAEKYSDCRLIPVIGYNNTVPIAILPLFYKKKLLLRMVFSPPPHVGIMYLGPVFVDYDSLKQNKKEIYYEKFQNELDKFIQQELRANYISIFLPPNLPDPRPFKWAGYEVEPTYDYHIDLSCGIEQIWQNFKKKIRVDVKKSLKQGVILEEGEHEEIDAINALLVKRYDDQNRQLSLPKEYLHEIYDSFGDNVKVTVAKFDGKIVTGSIKLQYKDEVLSWIGSTKPYFDLSPSPNSLLSWEEIKEASEKNICHYIRMGTAGNQRLHSHFSKFDPDLRLRFNVKKASALANFAEKGYVSVLKPVSGIIGSKIKK, from the coding sequence ATGGAAATCATATTAAAAGTTGCAAGTGAGAAGGATACTGAGTTATGGGATAATATTGTTGAGTCTTCACCTCAGGGTTCAATATTCCATACAATGAAATGGCTTAAAATTGCCGAGAAATATTCGGATTGCAGATTAATACCGGTTATTGGATATAATAATACAGTACCAATTGCTATTCTTCCACTATTTTATAAAAAGAAATTATTATTGAGAATGGTTTTTTCACCTCCTCCTCATGTAGGAATAATGTATCTTGGGCCTGTATTTGTCGATTATGACTCTTTGAAGCAAAATAAAAAAGAGATCTATTATGAAAAGTTTCAGAATGAACTGGACAAATTTATTCAGCAGGAGCTGCGTGCAAATTATATAAGTATTTTTCTTCCACCAAATCTTCCCGATCCACGTCCATTTAAATGGGCAGGTTATGAAGTAGAACCGACATATGACTATCATATTGATTTATCCTGCGGTATAGAACAGATATGGCAAAATTTTAAGAAAAAAATCCGTGTTGATGTAAAAAAATCCTTAAAACAGGGAGTTATACTCGAAGAAGGTGAACATGAAGAAATTGATGCAATAAATGCACTTCTTGTTAAAAGGTACGATGATCAAAATAGACAGTTATCACTTCCAAAAGAGTATTTGCATGAAATATATGATTCATTTGGCGATAATGTTAAAGTTACTGTTGCTAAATTTGATGGAAAAATTGTTACTGGTAGTATTAAACTGCAATATAAAGATGAAGTATTAAGCTGGATTGGCAGTACTAAACCTTATTTTGATCTCTCTCCTTCACCAAATTCATTACTTAGCTGGGAAGAGATAAAAGAAGCATCTGAAAAAAATATTTGTCACTATATAAGAATGGGTACAGCAGGAAACCAAAGGCTTCACAGTCACTTTTCAAAGTTTGATCCTGATCTGCGACTGAGATTTAATGTAAAAAAGGCATCTGCATTAGCAAATTTTGCTGAAAAAGGATATGTATCTGTGCTAAAACCTGTTTCTGGAATTATCGGCTCTAAAATAAAAAAATAA
- a CDS encoding polysaccharide deacetylase family protein, with product MKIFIDTLESNYSLYGQRYFSEKSGIKPDELKRWFTANKFIDDKDGGCKNKIEGHIIYRSKKIPVFSYPAEILSDGDYRLMYSGQNRQYPCIVFGEDRIDVGLDLFEHIGFCLSGNLERFRENNEDEINNLIRLPFVDYYCKILSDIFLYAHQKSNLPLIKKSLWKNGQKYAVCLTHDVDEVKKSYQWITHPLKLVKKKDFNGFLNQFYSFVQKIKGYEPYWTFEKVMEMEGNLNVKSSFYFLNESGRIKYLDKTTWRHAGRNYDWNDPKIKELIREIHSKGWEVGLHGSFYSYNNPELLKNEKDSLENVLGNRIFGGRQHNLNLTIPNTWIFHENAGLLYDTTLGSNKYLGFRWGSCFPFRPFYEDENRELDLLEIPTVIEDLPYFRFQDPWSEFLKIEKEVEEVGGVLTLLWHHSVLNDYEFPGWADEYKRVVRYCNDKESWVTSAKEIYEWWKWRELTSFDYEYDGDTIRIFPFPENEVHYFDIYFPDDVSLKNIINAKILKSKNNMVSIQTDKLYHGEFIELEVLGG from the coding sequence GTGAAAATATTTATTGATACTCTGGAAAGTAATTATTCACTTTATGGTCAGAGATATTTCTCGGAAAAATCCGGAATTAAGCCGGATGAACTTAAAAGATGGTTTACTGCAAATAAATTCATTGACGATAAAGATGGTGGATGTAAAAATAAAATTGAAGGCCATATAATATACCGTAGTAAAAAAATTCCTGTTTTTTCATATCCTGCTGAAATTTTATCTGACGGTGATTATCGTCTCATGTATTCCGGACAAAACAGGCAATATCCCTGTATTGTTTTTGGTGAAGACAGAATTGATGTAGGTCTTGATCTTTTTGAGCATATAGGGTTCTGTCTCTCCGGAAATCTTGAAAGATTCAGGGAAAATAACGAAGATGAAATTAATAATCTGATCCGATTGCCTTTTGTAGATTATTATTGTAAAATATTATCTGATATTTTTCTTTATGCTCATCAGAAATCAAATTTGCCATTGATTAAAAAGTCTTTATGGAAAAATGGGCAAAAATATGCTGTCTGTTTAACACACGACGTTGATGAAGTGAAAAAGAGCTATCAATGGATAACCCATCCACTGAAACTTGTAAAAAAAAAGGATTTTAACGGTTTTTTAAATCAGTTTTATTCATTCGTACAGAAGATTAAGGGTTATGAACCTTACTGGACGTTTGAAAAGGTTATGGAAATGGAGGGCAATCTCAATGTAAAATCATCTTTTTATTTCCTGAATGAATCCGGCAGGATAAAATATCTGGATAAAACAACCTGGAGGCATGCGGGGAGAAATTATGACTGGAATGATCCTAAAATCAAAGAGCTGATTCGTGAAATTCATTCAAAAGGTTGGGAAGTTGGTCTTCATGGCTCTTTTTATTCATATAATAACCCGGAATTATTGAAAAATGAAAAGGATTCCCTTGAGAATGTGCTTGGAAACAGGATTTTTGGTGGCAGACAGCATAATTTGAATCTGACAATTCCAAATACCTGGATTTTTCATGAAAATGCAGGCTTATTATATGATACCACACTGGGTTCCAACAAATATCTCGGTTTTAGATGGGGTTCATGTTTCCCATTCAGACCTTTTTATGAAGATGAAAATCGTGAACTGGATTTATTGGAGATACCAACTGTTATTGAAGATCTGCCTTATTTCAGATTTCAGGATCCATGGTCCGAGTTTTTAAAAATTGAAAAGGAAGTTGAAGAAGTTGGCGGTGTTCTCACTCTTTTATGGCACCATTCTGTATTGAATGACTATGAGTTTCCCGGCTGGGCCGATGAATACAAAAGAGTGGTGAGATATTGCAATGACAAGGAATCTTGGGTGACAAGTGCAAAGGAGATTTACGAATGGTGGAAATGGAGAGAATTAACGTCATTTGATTATGAATATGATGGAGATACCATCCGAATCTTTCCATTTCCTGAAAATGAAGTTCATTATTTTGATATTTATTTTCCTGATGATGTGAGTCTTAAAAATATAATCAATGCAAAGATTTTAAAGTCAAAAAATAATATGGTGTCTATACAAACTGATAAATTATATCATGGAGAATTTATTGAATTAGAAGTCTTGGGGGGATAA
- a CDS encoding phenylacetate--CoA ligase family protein translates to MTRFFKKVTFPVMERYSHTCIQRHLDFIKTTQWWSAEDLEKLQLKKLRAMIIHSYENVPYYHRLFRENNLQPDDIKCKLDLKKIPVLSKDIIRKNQNDLLAQNISSSKIMKTYSSGSTGEPFSYFLDLNSYSAGWAQTFRCWGWGGYEIGDHYVKISLNPRTSAHKKMQDLLLKTKYVYALQLNEETILEEIEKIRKFRPKIIRGYASHLYAIAKLMEKSDIEYSGASITTTGDMLFPHYRDAIERQFNCRVFDAYGGEGTPVSFECEEHRGYHISDEDVIVEFLREGSEVSTGETGNITFTNLNNYAMPFIRYEINDLGKPSDEKCSCGRCLSMMEQIEGRDSDIIITPRGDIFVVHFFTIFFEYIEGVDQFQVIQEEKNKILIKLKKNEHFNDSDYYLIKERLQEKMGDDMEIIIDVVDEIPLSGRSGKRRFVISKVPLKL, encoded by the coding sequence ATGACCAGATTTTTCAAAAAAGTTACTTTTCCTGTCATGGAGAGATATTCTCATACATGTATTCAGCGTCATTTGGATTTTATAAAAACTACGCAGTGGTGGTCGGCAGAAGATCTTGAAAAGCTTCAGTTAAAAAAGCTGCGTGCCATGATAATACATTCTTATGAGAATGTTCCTTATTATCACCGGTTGTTTAGGGAGAATAATTTACAGCCCGATGATATAAAATGCAAGTTGGATCTGAAAAAAATACCTGTTTTATCAAAAGATATAATCAGAAAAAATCAAAATGATCTGCTTGCACAAAATATCTCTTCTTCTAAAATTATGAAAACCTATAGTAGTGGATCTACCGGAGAACCATTTTCATATTTCTTAGATTTAAATTCATATTCTGCGGGGTGGGCACAGACATTCCGCTGCTGGGGCTGGGGAGGATATGAAATTGGTGACCATTATGTCAAAATAAGTCTGAACCCAAGGACCAGTGCCCACAAGAAAATGCAGGATCTGCTTTTAAAGACAAAATATGTTTATGCCCTTCAGCTCAATGAGGAGACTATACTCGAAGAAATCGAAAAAATAAGGAAATTCAGGCCCAAAATAATTCGTGGATATGCCTCTCATCTTTATGCAATAGCTAAGTTGATGGAAAAGTCAGATATTGAATATTCCGGTGCATCCATAACAACAACCGGGGATATGCTTTTTCCTCATTATCGTGATGCTATAGAGAGGCAGTTTAATTGCAGGGTATTTGATGCATATGGCGGGGAAGGAACACCTGTTTCTTTTGAATGTGAGGAGCACAGGGGGTATCATATATCAGATGAAGATGTAATTGTGGAGTTCCTTCGTGAAGGCTCTGAAGTCTCCACAGGTGAAACCGGCAATATTACATTTACTAATCTGAATAATTATGCTATGCCGTTCATACGGTATGAAATAAATGATCTGGGGAAACCTTCTGATGAAAAATGCAGCTGCGGAAGATGTCTTTCAATGATGGAACAGATTGAAGGCAGGGATTCTGATATAATAATAACACCCCGGGGTGATATTTTTGTGGTCCATTTCTTTACCATATTTTTTGAATATATTGAAGGTGTGGATCAGTTTCAGGTAATACAGGAAGAGAAGAATAAAATCTTAATTAAATTGAAAAAAAATGAACACTTTAATGATTCTGATTATTATCTAATCAAAGAAAGGCTTCAGGAAAAAATGGGGGATGATATGGAAATTATTATAGATGTCGTGGATGAAATACCACTTTCCGGAAGGTCTGGAAAAAGAAGGTTTGTAATCTCAAAGGTTCCTTTAAAATTATAA